A genomic segment from Coleofasciculus sp. FACHB-T130 encodes:
- a CDS encoding DUF202 domain-containing protein: MFKPINGSTEKLETPKRRTSERVRDHLANERTYLAWMRSAIALMGFGVLIVRLRLLRPPLAPQPPGNGWKLGLVFSLVGLVTVLLSTQHYFAVRHDIDEDTYEPADRWVILFSLAVLTLGAGVIYYVFTVPVESLNGVILD, translated from the coding sequence ATGTTTAAGCCGATAAATGGGAGTACAGAAAAATTAGAGACGCCGAAACGACGGACTTCTGAGCGAGTGCGGGATCATTTGGCAAACGAACGCACCTACTTAGCATGGATGCGGAGTGCGATCGCGCTGATGGGATTTGGTGTTTTGATCGTGCGCCTTCGTCTCCTCCGTCCACCCCTTGCGCCTCAACCTCCTGGTAATGGGTGGAAGTTAGGATTAGTGTTCTCCTTAGTTGGTTTGGTAACGGTATTGCTGTCAACCCAGCACTACTTCGCTGTTCGACATGACATTGATGAGGATACATACGAACCTGCGGATCGCTGGGTGATTTTATTTAGCCTTGCCGTACTCACCTTGGGAGCTGGGGTTATCTACTACGTCTTCACAGTTCCAGTTGAATCATTAAATGGTGTCATCCTTGATTAA
- a CDS encoding AbrB family transcriptional regulator, with protein MDKSTLSKLMTTYLVVAIEIIIGLLSGLTFIALGAGGGSWILGGIAAGALVFYFYRRYNNQAKPNRNLRKFGQIIVGLTVGFSLKQSNLITIYSQLHIFLFLALFLLFCGGIIGYIYSRIEKTDLLTAMLATVPGNIGIMASIAADYGRNISLVSLVQLIRFTAIIIVIPIVANVSNSHDISAIIHSVNENLFFLDLNYLFLLFLLLFLTFLTVRIGSYLKIPVAGFFCSIIVGAVFELLLNSLPFLSHIDFNLPPLFNLIGQILLGITIGEYWGINPKLGRLTVAYASVPVAMTFLAGFILAGIATLISPWDWLTCLLVTSPGGSPEMILISLALHHNVEIVTAGHLVRLMTINLCLPALVSFICYLEGRSTKNQDGAADQLKTISPKSAMP; from the coding sequence TTGGATAAATCTACACTTAGTAAATTGATGACCACTTATTTAGTTGTTGCTATAGAAATAATTATCGGTTTATTAAGTGGTCTGACTTTTATTGCACTTGGGGCAGGCGGAGGGTCTTGGATACTTGGGGGTATTGCTGCTGGTGCCTTGGTATTTTATTTCTATCGTCGATATAACAATCAAGCTAAACCAAATCGCAACTTAAGGAAATTTGGACAAATTATTGTTGGTCTTACTGTAGGATTTTCTCTTAAGCAAAGTAATCTAATAACTATTTATTCCCAATTACATATCTTTCTATTTTTAGCATTATTTTTACTATTTTGTGGTGGAATTATTGGTTATATATATTCACGCATTGAAAAAACAGACTTACTAACTGCCATGCTTGCTACGGTTCCCGGAAATATAGGAATCATGGCAAGTATAGCAGCAGACTATGGTAGAAATATTTCACTTGTTTCTCTTGTTCAGTTAATACGGTTTACGGCGATTATTATTGTTATACCAATTGTTGCTAATGTTTCTAATTCTCATGACATTAGTGCAATAATTCATTCTGTTAATGAAAATTTATTTTTTCTGGATTTAAATTACTTATTTTTACTATTTTTATTGCTCTTTTTAACATTCTTAACAGTTAGAATAGGCAGTTATTTAAAAATTCCTGTTGCTGGTTTTTTTTGCTCTATAATAGTCGGCGCTGTTTTTGAGTTATTGCTAAATTCACTGCCATTTTTATCTCATATCGATTTTAATCTACCCCCTTTATTTAATTTAATTGGTCAAATTCTACTGGGAATTACAATCGGCGAATATTGGGGAATAAACCCAAAGCTGGGAAGGCTTACAGTAGCGTATGCTTCGGTTCCTGTAGCCATGACCTTTTTGGCAGGATTCATCTTAGCAGGAATTGCTACGTTGATCTCGCCCTGGGACTGGCTAACGTGTTTGCTGGTGACATCTCCAGGCGGATCTCCAGAAATGATATTAATCTCTCTAGCTTTGCATCACAATGTTGAGATTGTAACCGCAGGTCATCTAGTTCGGCTAATGACGATTAATCTGTGTCTTCCAGCTTTGGTGTCTTTCATTTGCTATCTAGAAGGCCGTTCTACAAAAAATCAAGATGGCGCAGCAGATCAGCTTAAAACGATATCACCCAAATCAGCAATGCCATAA
- a CDS encoding phosphatase PAP2 family protein — MFSSNFWKLSSSFLSFLEKLLVAYWRSLLLLLIGVCLPMLVFEELALVVLQNQGGLPWDETLLLAVHKIAQPQLDVFAATLTKFGVFWGVFPVATVISLVLLRLKKWRSLAYLLTTLLGSILINRTAKLLLHRVRPNLWESISPEFDYAFPSGHAMSSMTLIAALVILTWNSNWCWLVLAVGSVFVLAIGWTRIYLGVHFPSDILAGWMVSIAWTIGVSLLIQPHLTKPSTIPEDELTVDEEESIAQG; from the coding sequence ATGTTTAGTTCTAATTTTTGGAAGCTGTCTTCATCTTTCCTAAGTTTTCTCGAAAAGCTGCTCGTTGCTTATTGGCGTTCTTTGCTACTCCTATTGATAGGAGTCTGTTTACCCATGCTGGTTTTTGAGGAACTTGCATTAGTAGTATTGCAGAATCAAGGCGGTCTTCCCTGGGATGAAACACTCCTACTAGCAGTTCACAAGATAGCACAGCCACAACTAGACGTTTTTGCGGCAACTTTAACCAAGTTCGGAGTATTTTGGGGCGTATTTCCAGTTGCTACTGTAATCTCGTTAGTGTTGCTGCGCCTTAAAAAGTGGCGATCGCTCGCCTATTTACTGACCACGCTACTAGGGAGCATTTTGATTAATCGCACTGCAAAGCTGTTGCTGCATCGAGTGCGTCCCAACCTCTGGGAGTCAATTTCCCCAGAGTTTGATTATGCATTTCCCAGCGGTCACGCGATGTCCAGTATGACCTTGATAGCTGCTTTAGTCATTTTGACCTGGAATAGTAATTGGTGCTGGTTGGTGCTGGCTGTGGGGAGCGTATTCGTATTAGCGATCGGTTGGACGCGAATATATTTAGGGGTTCATTTTCCCAGCGATATTTTAGCAGGATGGATGGTTTCAATTGCTTGGACAATTGGCGTTAGTCTGCTAATCCAACCACATTTAACTAAACCGAGTACTATTCCTGAGGATGAGCTAACTGTGGATGAAGAGGAATCAATAGCCCAAGGTTAA
- a CDS encoding sulfite exporter TauE/SafE family protein, which yields MDYLLLPFLSFVVGIIVGLTGIGGASLITPMLIFVFHVPPAIAVSSDVVAATLMKVIGGFKHWKQQTLDLQVVKWLAWGSVPGSLTGVGILYLIKLNATLDLDYILLRAIGFMILLVTLLGLAQLSLKTFFPKLQLPEPPKFDLNTQMGRISTLSVGAFLGCLVGLTSVSSGAMFAIVLITFFRLDARKLVGTDISQAAILLVFTSLGHLCLGTVNWSLVLPIWLGTVPGVLLGAKLCKVTPQGALRLVIYVILAGVSWKLVYQA from the coding sequence ATGGACTATCTATTACTACCGTTCCTCAGTTTTGTCGTGGGTATCATTGTTGGTTTAACGGGAATCGGTGGAGCATCTCTGATCACTCCGATGTTGATTTTTGTGTTCCACGTCCCACCTGCGATCGCAGTCAGTTCCGATGTAGTAGCTGCCACATTGATGAAAGTGATCGGCGGCTTTAAACACTGGAAACAGCAAACGCTTGACCTGCAAGTTGTCAAATGGCTGGCTTGGGGAAGTGTTCCTGGTTCACTAACCGGAGTAGGGATTTTATACCTGATTAAGCTTAATGCAACCTTAGACCTAGATTACATTCTGCTACGTGCAATCGGGTTTATGATACTGCTTGTCACTTTGTTGGGACTCGCACAATTGTCGCTGAAAACTTTTTTCCCGAAGTTACAGTTACCTGAACCGCCTAAGTTTGACTTAAACACTCAGATGGGTCGAATTTCGACCCTCAGTGTAGGAGCATTTTTAGGCTGTCTGGTAGGATTAACAAGCGTGTCTTCTGGTGCGATGTTTGCAATTGTGTTGATTACCTTTTTTCGCCTCGACGCGCGTAAATTGGTAGGCACAGATATTTCACAGGCAGCGATTTTATTGGTGTTTACTTCCCTTGGACACCTCTGCCTTGGGACAGTGAATTGGAGTTTAGTATTGCCAATTTGGCTGGGAACAGTACCGGGAGTTTTGCTAGGTGCTAAACTCTGCAAGGTTACTCCTCAAGGCGCGCTCCGGCTGGTAATTTATGTGATTTTAGCAGGGGTAAGTTGGAAGTTAGTTTATCAAGCGTGA
- a CDS encoding HNH endonuclease signature motif containing protein, giving the protein MSFKDGDLLDTDHIIPKNRGSNDTPENLQLLHRHCHDVKTALRRLGSSASSVHDQPKIP; this is encoded by the coding sequence TTGTCCTTCAAGGATGGAGACTTGCTGGACACTGACCATATCATCCCTAAAAACAGAGGGAGTAACGATACCCCTGAGAATCTACAGCTACTTCACCGACATTGCCATGATGTGAAAACAGCCCTTCGACGATTGGGATCTTCGGCTAGTAGTGTGCATGATCAGCCGAAGATCCCGTGA
- a CDS encoding CDP-alcohol phosphatidyltransferase family protein, giving the protein MNNVNTIEHSQRDRQKYSSLILQSLPISLVIIRLCLSPLLLWDALDGTTSPWFIFSFVLAFLSDIFDGAIARRIGVSTAALRQADSLADVCLYLCIGISAWLVHPDVVTKFSIPLSLIILMQLIWLVVNLAKYGKPASYHTYSAKAWGITLFITTIALFVFNYAGVTLLMMIAVGCIHTL; this is encoded by the coding sequence ATGAACAACGTAAATACAATCGAACACTCCCAACGCGATCGCCAAAAATATTCATCCTTGATTCTGCAATCTCTTCCCATTTCACTGGTCATTATCCGCCTCTGCCTAAGCCCTTTGCTATTATGGGATGCCCTTGACGGTACAACCAGTCCCTGGTTCATTTTTAGTTTTGTACTTGCCTTTCTTTCAGATATTTTTGATGGCGCGATCGCCCGTCGAATCGGTGTCAGTACCGCTGCTTTGCGACAAGCCGATAGTTTAGCTGATGTTTGTCTTTATCTATGTATCGGAATTAGTGCATGGTTAGTGCATCCTGATGTAGTTACTAAATTCTCGATACCATTGAGCCTCATAATCTTGATGCAATTAATCTGGTTGGTAGTAAACTTAGCGAAATATGGAAAACCTGCCAGCTATCACACTTATTCAGCCAAAGCTTGGGGAATAACGCTATTCATCACCACAATTGCCCTATTCGTTTTTAATTATGCTGGAGTTACGCTATTGATGATGATTGCTGTAGGTTGCATTCACACGCTATAA
- a CDS encoding nucleotidyltransferase domain-containing protein, which yields MMMRGKILETLINTLQPIDFVFAFWQGGSAAHGYTDEWSDLDIQVTVEDERVEETFSIVETALETISKIRFKLRVPEPTWHGHSQCFYQLESASPFLMIDFVLMKRSNPNHFLALERHGNLVVAFDKANLIVQTNLNQSEHLEEMKARLKILRSKFDFLQVFVKKEINRGRFVEAIANYHNYTMQPLIEVLGMVYRPNRYDFKTKYFSRDFPPDVIANVSSLYGIENLADLAEKQQLAEKLFAEATQQAETKLFAPL from the coding sequence ATGATGATGAGAGGAAAAATTCTTGAAACGCTGATTAATACCTTACAGCCAATTGATTTTGTTTTTGCTTTCTGGCAAGGAGGTTCGGCTGCACATGGCTATACAGATGAGTGGTCTGACCTCGACATTCAGGTAACTGTTGAAGATGAGCGCGTTGAAGAAACGTTTTCTATTGTAGAAACTGCTCTAGAAACTATTTCTAAAATTCGATTTAAGTTACGAGTTCCCGAACCGACTTGGCATGGTCACTCACAATGCTTTTACCAATTAGAATCAGCAAGTCCGTTCTTAATGATTGATTTTGTGCTAATGAAGCGGAGTAATCCCAATCATTTCCTAGCGTTGGAGCGGCATGGAAATCTAGTCGTTGCATTTGATAAAGCTAATCTTATTGTTCAGACGAATTTGAATCAAAGCGAACATTTAGAGGAAATGAAAGCAAGATTAAAGATTCTAAGAAGTAAATTTGATTTTCTGCAAGTCTTTGTAAAGAAAGAGATTAATCGGGGGCGGTTTGTGGAAGCGATCGCTAATTATCACAACTACACAATGCAACCTTTAATAGAAGTTTTGGGAATGGTATATCGACCGAACCGATACGATTTTAAAACAAAATACTTTAGCCGAGACTTTCCGCCAGATGTAATCGCTAATGTGTCATCCCTTTATGGCATAGAAAATCTTGCTGACCTTGCTGAAAAACAACAACTTGCCGAGAAGCTTTTTGCTGAAGCTACGCAGCAGGCTGAAACAAAATTATTCGCTCCGCTCTAA
- the rsgA gene encoding ribosome small subunit-dependent GTPase A gives MNLELLGWNRFFAKNFDSYFQQGYTVGRVALEQKNTYLLYTEFGELSAEVTGKMRYQAERRIDFPAVGDWVVVSIIGDEERAKIHEILPRKSKFSRKTVGAQTDEQIIATNIDTVFLVSGLDRDFNLRRIERYLILVWESGANPVIILNKADLCDEVEQRKTEVEAIAPGVPIISLSAIENQGLDGLSPYLGTGQTVALIGSSGVGKSTITNQLAKKDIQAVQSVRKGDNRGRHTTTHRELIILPSGGLLMDTPGMREIQMWNGSEGFQETFTDINTLATECRFRDCQHEAEPGCAVQQALLDGILDKQRFRNYRKLQQELEYNNRKQDQKASLAEKEKWKKIHKALRNNPKR, from the coding sequence ATGAATTTAGAGTTGTTAGGCTGGAATCGTTTTTTTGCGAAAAACTTTGACAGCTATTTTCAACAAGGATACACGGTTGGTCGAGTTGCTCTAGAGCAAAAAAATACCTACCTTCTCTACACCGAGTTTGGAGAACTATCGGCAGAAGTAACGGGAAAAATGCGTTACCAAGCCGAGCGACGAATAGATTTTCCAGCGGTCGGAGATTGGGTAGTCGTTAGCATCATTGGCGATGAAGAAAGAGCAAAAATCCATGAAATTTTGCCCCGAAAAAGCAAATTTTCTCGGAAAACTGTCGGCGCACAAACAGATGAGCAAATAATTGCCACCAACATTGATACGGTGTTTTTGGTTTCGGGATTGGATCGGGATTTCAATCTCAGAAGAATCGAACGTTATCTAATTTTGGTTTGGGAAAGTGGAGCGAATCCAGTCATCATTCTGAATAAAGCGGACTTGTGCGATGAAGTTGAGCAACGAAAAACGGAAGTAGAAGCGATCGCTCCTGGCGTACCCATTATTAGCTTGAGTGCAATTGAGAACCAAGGACTCGATGGCTTGAGTCCCTATCTCGGTACGGGACAAACGGTAGCACTAATTGGTTCTTCGGGAGTCGGGAAATCGACGATTACCAATCAATTAGCTAAAAAGGACATTCAAGCAGTTCAATCAGTACGCAAAGGAGATAATCGAGGCCGCCACACCACAACACATCGAGAGTTAATTATTTTGCCTTCTGGGGGTTTGCTGATGGACACTCCGGGAATGCGAGAAATTCAGATGTGGAATGGAAGTGAAGGCTTTCAGGAAACCTTCACTGATATTAATACGCTTGCTACAGAGTGTCGCTTTCGCGATTGCCAACATGAAGCAGAACCCGGTTGTGCAGTGCAACAAGCTTTGCTTGATGGCATTCTAGATAAGCAACGTTTCCGGAACTACCGAAAACTTCAACAAGAGCTTGAATACAATAACCGGAAACAAGATCAAAAAGCGTCTTTAGCCGAGAAGGAAAAATGGAAAAAAATCCATAAAGCTCTAAGAAACAATCCAAAACGCTAA
- the abc-f gene encoding ribosomal protection-like ABC-F family protein, with protein MQKKSFLTAEQISYELASDQTLFTNVQATVNEGDRIALVGANGVGKSTLLKILAGEIQPSSGSVNREGTVYYLPQISTLIQSTQGATVFDFLSYFSEDWWEISNLLEAKLKTSVDISLPVSSLSGGELTKLLLAIGLYRNPSVLLLDEPTNHLDFLALENLKHFLQELKQPFVLVSHKPFFLDQVVNTIWELTPLGVKVYGGNFSSYKEQKEIEFQVALRTREIAKKELKQATDASLQEEKRAGKSRREGRKQAHDRSMGKSARRYFENRASASAGSASKKNEVAIAKATQNLESAKIRTNPVAIVRLEEERSKKGRSLIDIQGANLKIGSQFLIKNIQMHIASGERVAISGANGSGKSSLIRAVLDIHRKNSPAILESGKVSVAPKLKVVYLDQTYEIVDRGKTILENLQAANPNLEYQLIRQQLGHFLFFNDEVNKKAEILSGGELARLALATISVSEIELLVLDEPTNNLDLETVTQIVEALEEYRGAILVISHDIDFLSRIQITKAFKIQNKAMRTTVFLPDETEQYYQELLA; from the coding sequence ATGCAAAAAAAATCATTTCTAACCGCCGAACAAATTAGCTACGAACTCGCTTCCGACCAAACCTTATTTACCAATGTTCAAGCCACAGTGAATGAGGGAGATAGAATTGCGCTTGTCGGTGCTAATGGGGTAGGAAAATCAACCTTGCTCAAAATCTTGGCTGGTGAAATTCAGCCTAGTTCGGGTTCTGTGAATCGTGAAGGTACGGTTTATTACCTTCCACAAATTAGCACCCTTATCCAGTCAACCCAAGGCGCGACTGTTTTTGATTTTTTAAGTTATTTTTCAGAGGATTGGTGGGAAATTAGTAACCTGTTAGAAGCGAAGTTAAAAACTTCAGTAGATATTTCGCTACCCGTTAGCAGTTTGAGTGGCGGTGAGCTTACTAAACTGCTTCTGGCAATTGGTTTATACAGAAACCCAAGCGTGCTACTCCTAGATGAACCCACGAATCATCTTGATTTCTTAGCTTTGGAGAATCTAAAGCATTTCCTCCAAGAATTGAAACAACCTTTTGTCCTTGTCTCTCACAAACCTTTTTTCCTAGATCAAGTCGTCAACACCATCTGGGAGTTAACCCCATTAGGAGTGAAGGTTTATGGCGGGAACTTTTCCAGCTACAAGGAACAAAAAGAAATTGAATTTCAGGTAGCTTTGAGGACGCGAGAAATAGCCAAAAAAGAACTTAAGCAGGCAACTGATGCGTCTTTGCAAGAAGAGAAACGAGCAGGAAAATCCCGAAGAGAAGGGCGTAAACAAGCTCACGATAGAAGTATGGGAAAATCTGCAAGAAGATACTTTGAGAATCGAGCATCAGCAAGTGCTGGAAGCGCCTCAAAAAAAAATGAGGTGGCTATCGCTAAAGCTACACAAAATTTGGAATCTGCCAAAATTAGGACAAATCCAGTTGCCATTGTTCGCCTTGAAGAAGAAAGGAGTAAAAAGGGGAGAAGCTTAATTGACATTCAAGGAGCAAATCTGAAGATTGGAAGTCAGTTTCTCATCAAGAATATACAGATGCACATAGCATCCGGTGAGCGAGTTGCTATTTCTGGGGCTAATGGATCGGGAAAATCAAGCTTAATTCGGGCAGTTTTGGACATCCATCGAAAAAATTCCCCAGCGATTCTTGAATCGGGTAAGGTTTCAGTTGCTCCGAAGTTAAAAGTAGTATATCTTGACCAAACTTACGAGATAGTAGATAGAGGAAAAACCATTTTAGAAAATTTGCAAGCAGCGAATCCCAATCTTGAGTATCAACTTATCAGACAACAGCTAGGACACTTTTTATTCTTCAATGATGAAGTAAATAAAAAAGCTGAGATATTAAGTGGAGGGGAGCTAGCAAGACTTGCTCTGGCGACGATTAGCGTATCGGAAATTGAGTTGCTGGTATTGGATGAACCAACGAACAATTTGGATTTAGAAACCGTTACTCAAATTGTCGAAGCGTTAGAAGAGTATCGAGGCGCTATATTAGTAATTTCTCATGACATAGATTTTCTCAGTCGCATTCAGATAACCAAAGCCTTTAAAATTCAAAATAAGGCGATGCGAACGACCGTTTTTCTTCCCGATGAGACAGAACAATATTATCAAGAGTTGCTTGCATAG
- a CDS encoding cyclase family protein, with the protein MNPNSNNLKTINYTQIVDLSHVIEPNIPIWQNDPLVEFEPVAELKKDGYYLRRVSMGEHSGTHINAPSSFYEDGVGIESYPAQSLVVPAIVIDIRDKTIANFDYGLTTADVLDWEQQYHPISPNTVVLLYTGWQEKWSDRRAFLNQDEKGKFHFPGFGAETSRFLVEERAIAGVGIDTHGVDPGQDETFSTNRLVLKKAGIILENLTNLDRLSPTGTTLVIGILRLRGGSGTPVSVLAFLP; encoded by the coding sequence ATGAACCCTAACTCAAATAATCTTAAAACCATTAATTACACCCAAATTGTAGACCTGAGTCATGTCATTGAGCCAAATATTCCTATTTGGCAAAACGATCCACTCGTTGAATTTGAGCCAGTCGCCGAGTTAAAAAAAGATGGCTACTATCTACGAAGGGTCTCGATGGGAGAACACAGCGGCACTCATATTAACGCACCCAGTAGCTTTTATGAAGATGGGGTTGGGATTGAGAGTTATCCGGCTCAGTCGCTCGTTGTACCAGCAATTGTTATCGATATCCGCGACAAAACCATTGCTAATTTTGACTATGGTTTAACAACAGCCGATGTCCTCGACTGGGAACAGCAATACCATCCTATCTCCCCTAACACTGTTGTACTTCTATACACGGGTTGGCAAGAAAAGTGGAGCGATCGAAGAGCTTTTTTAAATCAGGACGAAAAGGGCAAATTTCACTTTCCGGGGTTTGGGGCTGAAACTAGCCGATTCTTAGTCGAAGAACGCGCGATCGCTGGCGTGGGAATTGATACTCATGGCGTTGATCCAGGGCAAGATGAAACCTTTAGCACCAACCGCCTGGTACTAAAAAAGGCTGGAATTATATTGGAAAATCTGACAAATCTCGATCGGTTATCGCCTACTGGCACCACATTAGTCATTGGGATTTTACGTCTACGGGGTGGTTCTGGGACACCTGTATCCGTGTTAGCTTTTTTGCCTTGA